In Papaver somniferum cultivar HN1 chromosome 9, ASM357369v1, whole genome shotgun sequence, the genomic stretch GAAGAGAATGCAAAGAAGATGGCAAGATTAGATGGACAAGAAGAATATTTATTAACTATTGCAGAGACAAAAAAGAAATCCGTGGATTTGGCTTTGGAGAAACATGAACTCGAAGTGTTGGATGTGGTGGTTGAGACCTTGCCGGAATGGAAGCAACAATTTATGTTGGAtaaacaaaataagattttggAAAAACATGGTTATCCTCCTAGAACACTTGATTATCCTAGCACTATGtagcttcaatttttttttttttttttttttttttttgcaatttgatgtagtggaatcaatgtagttgaagtatttttagtatcaatcaattttatcttctttttgatttgatttgattcaatatatgaaaccaaaaaactagtttgttcaagaggaaaaaaatgagagagtagaaaaaaaaactaagtatagAATTGGGGAAGTGGAGTGGCTCCTGGATGTTTTTTGTGGTTAGCGCAATTAAAATTGGCGCTGAAAAACGCCAATCTTAATAGCGTTGAAAAACGCTAATCTTAATAGCGTTGAACGCTATTCTTTTTAGCGCTTGACTTACGCTATTTTGATTAGCGTTAAGCGCCATTCATATTGGCGTTTCTTATCCTCTACTGCGCcaatcttattggcgttcagcgccattcttattggcgtttcgatggattccacgaacccttccaccaaaccatggaacgttgcttggattttctgtggaaaaccccaacttgaaagccactagacttgacattccatgaatttTCCACACTTTGAATAGGtcggattccaccataagactttctCTCGTAACTTTGATATACAATTGTGGAGGGTGAACAAAGGAATCGTAATACCGTCTGAGAAATTGTACGAATATAGTTCTGGAATTGATCTATCGTGCAACTTTCTTGAGGGGAACATCCCATATGAGATTGGTCGTCTGCAATTTCTTTCCACTCTCAATCTATCACATAATCGCTTTTCCGGTATTATCCCAAAGAGTGTCGGAAACATGAGTGGTTTGGAATCTTTGGATTTGAGTTTCAACAAATTCTCAGGAAATATCCCACAATCTTTAGCATCAATAGGTTTTCTTGGACATTTGAACCTATCTTACAATAACTTGAGTGGCAGGATCCCAAGAGAACCTCACTTTGACACATTGAGTGGAGATGGTTCAGCCTATGCCAACAACAGTTTGTTGTGTGGCTTCTACACAAACCACACTTGCGAGGGTGATCAGATCAGCAATGCTACtgataaaactccatacgaaaGTTATGAAGATAATAAAAACGATGCTAAAGAGAAGTTGTTGTTGTATGCCATCGTTTCCCTGGGGTTTGGAGTAGGATTCTGGGGCTTATTCCTTGTTTTGCTTTTGAAAAAAGAGAAATGGTGGTTTGGGTATCGGATATTGGTTGATGTTGTTGCACTGAGAGTGGCCAACTGTTTGTAAAATTTTAATACTGTAATAAATTATAGTATCTTTTACCATGTGAATCTTCCAAATCTCTCAAGTTTTCTTTCCTAGGCCAAATTTAGGAGTGATGGTATCCTAGTAAAATCACCTAGTAAGCTCACATTTGATTTCATTCATCAGATTCTTGTACAGACTCTACAGACCATCTTTGCAAAACCCAAAATACCAAATAATCAAGCAAAGACAATTTTGGACTGCAAGGAGACCGAATTCATGTTTCCACCTGAGATTGTTAATAACAAATTTAGCAGCAGAACTTTACTTCCGTTGCAGCAAATCATTGTGTATACATCCTAAGAACTTAAGTGCATGTTATTCAAGACAGACAGTCTATTACGCTCACTAACTTTAGTTTCCTGGCACTATTTAATACATTTGGCACCTGCTGTTATATGGATCGATATTTCTATCCtgtaaaaaggaaaagaaaaaatgaagatGATATTATCCGTTCGCCACAGTAATGCGTTTATTCATGCAACAGCACACCCCGAGGCACACGGCTAGTGCACTATTACTTGGGGGAATATGTTTTCAAACAAAGTAAGCGGAacaaaattacacaaaatttagaTTTACAATCGAACAAGAAAGGTAACACAGACATGAAACATCTGCAGGGCATCACCACCCTCCCTTGAAGGGTTAGGATAAAATCCTCTATCCTAACCTAAACCGAAATATACAAAATAACATTTAGTTTATTAAATGTGCCTTCCTCTGCATACCTACTCTCTAGGATTTAGATTTCAAAAGTTACTTCAAAAAGGATAGTTGATTGGCTCAGGCTGGAGTGCCTTGTGGACTAGGTCAGTCTGCTCCTTTGTATGGACCGAGTAGAAACCAGTGGCGGTGGCAGCTGATGGGCCACGACCGACATATTTAATGTCCTCCATGGTTCCTCTACCTAAAGCCTTCATGGCAGTACACAGACGTGGAGCAATGTAGTTGTATCCACCCATGTTCATTGGCTCTTCTTGGCACCAAACAACTTCAGCATCTAAAAAAAAGGAAATACAAAGCAACAAAGAATCAGTTTATCAGCATGACTGTTTTGTCCAGTTACAAAGATCTCCGAAATCAACCCCCGCTAAACAACTAGATGACAGCTACGAAGCAGTTCAGTAGAAAGTGCATTTGGCACTGCTGTGACACTCAACCATGTAGTAGAATATTAGGTTAATATGGTTGGTtgaggatttgtttttagatataCTTTGCTCGAGTCAAACTATTTCCTAGGCAGGAAAATGAGCTGATGGGTTCTACTTGACTATCTCATTTTTGTTCAATTTTTATCGAGTTAAAGGACATACTTGGATAACGCTTCAGTTCTCGCTGGATAAGGTCGTAAGGGAATGGGCAAAGCTGCTCCACCCTGCAGATTGCAACGTCATCACCACTGACTTTCTTCCGTTCTTCATCAAGCTCGTAATAGACCTAGAAAACAAAAAGGATGAACAACAAACACTTGGAACTGCTATAGATTGTAACAACTACTATTGAAGATTTTATATGGATAGTACCTTCCCAGAACACAAAACCAAACGCCTGACACCCTCCTCAAGGTCAGAACGGTCCTTCTGGTCTTTTATAAGACGCTTGAAACGGGTCCCTTGCTTGTCAAAACCTGGGTGCCCTTTGACATCATCAAACTCAGATAGATTTGACTTACAATCTTTGTGACGAAGCAGGTTTTTAGGTGCCATGACAACTAGTGGCTTTCGGAATTCCCTGTGTATCTGGAATGTGAACCATGCATAATCAGAAAATGGAACAGAAATGTTAAGACTTGGCCATACTGACGAGCATACTAAGTTGCACTTACCTGACGCCGCAGGAGATGGAAATAATTAGCAGGGGTTGTTACATTTGCAACCTGCCAGTTGCACTCCTGGATTTGCTTCCGAAGAGTTGGGTCCATTTCAGGTATGACATAGGGATTATCATCACTCATCTATATATTTAAATCATTTTAGAGTATCAGTTACGGCAGGTAAGACTCGAAAACAACCATTTATGACATGATTTGCCAGAGATAAAAACATTTAGTAAATGTCGCTAGGAGAGTATCATGGGTTATAAATAACATTGTTGGATATACCTGAAGGAATCGCTCCATTCTTGCACTAGAATGTTCAGGGCCCTGACCATCATAACCGTGAGGAAGCAACACTACAAGCCCAGTTTGACGTAACCATTTTGACTCTCCACTACTCAAAAACTGATCAAACATCACCTGCGCCCCATTTGAAAAATCACCAAACTGTGCTTCCCATATAACCAATGAATTTGGATTTTCCATTGAGTATCCCAATTCGAACCCAAGAACGCCAAACTCAGAAAGCGAGCTGCATATATGGAGGCAACGTAAGAATCACTATGTTAATGTCACAAGTGTACAATACAGAAATgaattatattccctttctgtAAATTAGACTCTCAATTCATATATAGTAATCTGATGCCAACTTAAAAGATTACGAACTGAAAATTTCTAAGGGTCTCAGTAGGTCAATTATCGACCGTCAATACTGAAAGCTCAACATTCTACAGGTTGCAATACATCTTGCAATATTGCCGAAATGCCTTTCACAATCTTGTCTAACTGCAATATTGACGAATTACATCACATTCCTCAAAATCTATATATCAAAGTGTTTATATAAACCTTCCAGGAAAAGATATCAGTAAAAGATGCAAATTTCTAAGAAAAAGTGAAAGACACTGCACAAAGCATCACCTGTTACTGACTGTAAACATCTCCTCATCTTGGTTCATGGTAACATGATCGAGAGGGCAGTACTTCTCCCCTGTTGCCTGATCGTGAATAACTGAATGCCGATGACTAAAGGTACCTCTTTCAACATCCTGACCACTCAACCTTACGTGATTTCCCTCCACTAGCAATGTAGCAAATGCAAGTGCTTCTCCGACTGCCCAGTCAATCCCCTCCCCAGTTTCAATCATCTGGGCACGTTGTTCAAATATCTTCTTTACTGCTCGGTGAGGCTTGAAAGTTTCTGGAAGACTTGTGATCGCTTTTCCAACGCTCTTCAGAATCTTAGGCTTCACCCTGAGGTACAACTCAATGGAATCAGTATTGCGTTAgtacacaaaaatcatgtaaaatAGAAGAGCAAAACCTGCAAAGTATCCCAACATACCCCGTGTTTCGAACACGTGAAACCTGTTCAGGGGATTTGAAACCAGTCCAATAAGCAGCAAGCCAGTCCCTTTTTTTAGGAACATAATCTTTGCTGTTAACAAACTCTTCATTGAGGATTGTGTTAACTTTATTCTGCATTCTTTTGATGTCTTCTTCTGTAATTTGCTCTGTTTCTAAAAGCTTCTTTTGGTAAAGCTCGAGCGCTGATGGATGATTACGGATGACCTGTCAAACCAAGTAAGAAGTGTGAAATATAGATTTAATCCTTTATCAGGCTGCCCTTTCACAAAACATGGCTGCAATCTGAAGAATGCAGAAACTTTCAATATCTAAGGTCTTATCTTGAACAACGAATAACTATAGCAAGGCGCGCTGCCACAAGAGGTAACAGAAATAAGAAATTCAACAAATATGTAACAACAAAATGGACATGGGAACATATGTTTGTATATCAATGATAGTCAAGAAGTAACGAAAGAGGCTTACTTGATACATTTTAGGCTGTGTGAAAGACGGTTCATCAATCTCATTATGCCCAAATCGACGATAACAAActatatcaacaacaacatcagaaTGGAAAGTCTGTCTCCACTCAGCTGCGAGCTCACATACATAAACAACAGCCTCCAAGTCATCACCATTTACATGAAAGATAGGGGCATCCAACGCTTTAGCAACATCAGTACAATATTCGGAAGATCTCCCAGACATTGGATCAGTCGTGAAAGCCACTTGGTTATTCACCACAATGTGGATAGTCCCACCAGTCGTATAATTTGGAAGGGCGCTAAGATGCAAAGTCTCATAAACTACACCTTGTCCAGCGAAACTACCATCACCATgaatcaacacacccaaattctTTGTCCTGTCCAAATCATTTGAATAGTATTGTTTTGCTCGAGTCTTTCCAATCACAAGTGGATCAACAGCTTCCAAATGACTAGGGTTTGCGACCAAAGACAGA encodes the following:
- the LOC113313167 gene encoding 2-oxoglutarate dehydrogenase, mitochondrial-like: MAWFRAVSNISKLAIKRNLAQARSSSYISRTQLIRSQQQQSQYFHSSVIRSKAAPSSAPVPRPVPLSRLTDSFLNGTSSVYLEELQRAWEADPNSVDESWDNFFRNFVGQASTSPGLSGQTIQESMRLLLLVRAYQVNGHMKAKLDPLALEEREVPDDLDPALYGFTEADLDREFFLGVWTVSGFLSENRPVQTLRAILNRLEQAYCGSIGFEYMHIADRDKCNWLRDKIETPTPRQYNLQRREVMLDRLMWSTQFENFLATKWTAAKRFGLEGGETLIPGMKEMFDRSADLGVESIVIGMSHRGRLNVLGNVVRKPLAQIFSEFSGGIKPIDEVGLYTGTGDVKYHLGTSYDRPTRGGKRLHLSLVANPSHLEAVDPLVIGKTRAKQYYSNDLDRTKNLGVLIHGDGSFAGQGVVYETLHLSALPNYTTGGTIHIVVNNQVAFTTDPMSGRSSEYCTDVAKALDAPIFHVNGDDLEAVVYVCELAAEWRQTFHSDVVVDIVCYRRFGHNEIDEPSFTQPKMYQVIRNHPSALELYQKKLLETEQITEEDIKRMQNKVNTILNEEFVNSKDYVPKKRDWLAAYWTGFKSPEQVSRVRNTGVKPKILKSVGKAITSLPETFKPHRAVKKIFEQRAQMIETGEGIDWAVGEALAFATLLVEGNHVRLSGQDVERGTFSHRHSVIHDQATGEKYCPLDHVTMNQDEEMFTVSNSSLSEFGVLGFELGYSMENPNSLVIWEAQFGDFSNGAQVMFDQFLSSGESKWLRQTGLVVLLPHGYDGQGPEHSSARMERFLQMSDDNPYVIPEMDPTLRKQIQECNWQVANVTTPANYFHLLRRQIHREFRKPLVVMAPKNLLRHKDCKSNLSEFDDVKGHPGFDKQGTRFKRLIKDQKDRSDLEEGVRRLVLCSGKVYYELDEERKKVSGDDVAICRVEQLCPFPYDLIQRELKRYPNAEVVWCQEEPMNMGGYNYIAPRLCTAMKALGRGTMEDIKYVGRGPSAATATGFYSVHTKEQTDLVHKALQPEPINYPF
- the LOC113311383 gene encoding putative receptor like protein 25, with the translated sequence MSGLESLDLSFNKFSGNIPQSLASIGFLGHLNLSYNNLSGRIPREPHFDTLSGDGSAYANNSLLCGFYTNHTCEGDQISNATDKTPYESYEDNKNDAKEKLLLYAIVSLGFGVGFWGLFLVLLLKKEKWWFGYRILVDVVALRVANCL